GGGCGGGCAATGGTTGCAACATTAGCGGGAGTACTACCTTGGGTTTGATAGGTGTAGATATTCTGAGTCGGCGCAAAGTCAAAAACAGGATTTGTTTGCTGTAAAAAGTTCTGCACGTAATCCGTGACAACTTCAACTAAATCTTCTAATTGTTGGCGATCGCCCGTGAGTAAAATCTTGTTTTCCGTCACAAGGCGCGGATCATCGAGACTCAGCTCAAATTTTAATTCTTTAATCACCGGATTCCCTGTCCATTGGGACAACGCAGAAGCTTTTGCAACCACTTCTAGGCTACAAGTCGGCGGTGTATATCGACGGATGAGGGTGGGTGAGAGCATAAAGTTTAGCGGCGGGTCAAATCAAGAAGGTTTAGTGAGAACAAGGAGTTTTAAATTGTTTTATTCTGTAGCATGATCCATTAGCGCCAGCCATAAACGACGATGACCATTGGTTGCGCCATAAAACAGCAAATCAATGAGCAGCTTGAACGCGAGACGCACCAAAAATTCTGGCGGAGCAGGACTTTCTTCGTCCATGCGCTCTTGGTAAGTATTACTAAAATTATCGAGATAATCCCCCAACAATGCCGCCCGATGGGGTTCTTTGCCCTGTTCCGTCATTTGTTCGAGTAATGCACAAGCCCGGCGGATATTGTCCTGTTCCTGTTGGGCGAGGTGACAAATGATCAAAACGAGAGATCTTGCTTCCTCCACATCCAGCTTTTTGCGCCCACCACTACTCTTACGCAAAGGATTCGATTGTCGCAACCGCCATAATGTGACGCGATCGCCAATTACTTTTTCGAGGTTAAGTTCTTTCGCTGCCAATAACATCGCTTCCGAGCCGATTCCAGATAAAGATTCCAACGCCAACAGAATCAGGTCGAGGTGACTTTTGATATTCTCCAGCTGCTGACCATCGGGAGTTCGGGTCAGGGTCAAATCCTGTACAGATGCAGGAGCAGTAACCGTTTGGAGACTGGGGCGCATAACTATAATTTAGGCGATCGCTCGGTGAATAGGCATGGGGTTACAGGTCTTGAAACGTATTTGGTTCGCGGAATGTTCCCCCATATTATGCCCTACAACGCCAAACCTCTCTTTTCCTAACGCAATCATTAATTTTGGAGAAAAAGGCTCTGATTATTTGCGTCTTCTTATTTAGATAATTCAGCTCCTAATTTATGATGGCGATCGCCTGCTACTTTTTTGTTTGATAACCTATGAAGAGATAAGCCTAGGTGAAATCTATATGGTTGCTCTTACTGGTAAGCCATCATCATTAATCCATGAGATTACTCTCGAACAGAATGGTGCTGCTTCGTTATTTCGTTTCAGCGATTCGCTACAGACGAAGATGGAAATGCTTTTAGAGAAAAAAAAGGCAGATCAATTGTCTACCGATGAAGTACTAGAACTAGAGGCTATTGGCGAGCTAGATCGTATTTTCACCCACCTTAACGCCATGCTGCTTGTCCAAAATGCCGCTTGACAAAGAGCTGCGCCAAACTGTGCGCGAAAGAGCAGATTATTTGTGTGAGTATTGTCATTCGCCAGAGAAGCTGAGTGCAAGTCGTTTTACTATTGACCATCTCATTCCTCGATCTTTGGGTGGTACTGATGATTTGGAGAATTTGGCTCTGGCCTGTCGTCGCTGCAATGAGCGTCGATACAATTTTGTGGCAGGTGTTGATCCAAAAAACAAAGAAATAACACCCATTTATCAACCTCGTTTATATCAGTGGTCGGATCATTTTTGTTGGGAAAATCAAGGTGCATTGATCCGAGGTGTTCTGAATGATGAGAGATATCCGGCAGAAGATTCGATTCAAGCAACAAGGAAACTTTGGATAGCTGCAGGTTGGCATCCACCTCAAAATGATCCTTGTGCTGATTAGAGTACTGATCGCCTATTACTTCTTCGAAATGTGGGTAGGGCGATCGCTATAATTAGTGCATGACTTCACTGTGGAGTGACACGATTTACAATGCTTCCATCAGTCAATCATCCTTTACCTACTGCTGCTGAGCTGCCCTGTTCGGACGATATACCCGTGGACAACGAAGATCAAAATCTTCTCCCCAATTTACTGCTGCTCCTTTTGACTCATCTCTGGGCGGAGCGCATGGATTGGTATTTTGGCGTTGATATGGCGATTTACCATACTACTGGGGCTAATCCTCGCGTGCCGATTGTGCCTGATGCTTTTCTGAGCTTGGGTGTGGAGCGGAAAAAAGGTGGCAAGTCTCGACCGAGCTATGTTCTGTGGGAAGAGAACGATATTGCGCCGATGTTTGTTTTGGAGATGGTTTCCCACACGCCGGGCGACGAATACACAAAGAAAATGGCAAAGTATGCCCAGCTCGGTGTGCTTTATTATGTGATTTACAATCCGGAATTTTGGCAGCGCGATCGCCATCTGCCTTTTGAGGTTTACAAATTGGAAGAGAGTGCTTATCGTCTTCAGATTGGTGAACCCTATTGGATGCCAGAAATCGGGTTAGGCATCGGGCGTTATCAAGGGGTAATTGGCGGTATCCCCCAAGAAATATTGACTTGGTTTAATGAATCAGGCGATCGCCACCTCAGTGCAGCAGAGCAAGCCCAACAGCAGGTAGGGCAAGAGCGACAAGCAAAGGAACGTTTAGAGGCTTACTTGAGATCCCAAGGCATTGACCCAGACCATCTACCAAACTAAAAAAGCCTGAAATTATCGGAGTTTACTGGCAAGGATAAGATCATGGGCAATCATCATTGCACAGAAAGAGATATTTCTGCATTGTGCGTAAATCCTACTAAAACAATCTCAAAAGTCCCTAGATTTCAGGATCTCGAGCGCTATTCTTTTACTGTCAAAGTAGAGATTCTAGGGCGATCGCCATGGCATCGATTTCAGCTTCAGTGGTGAAGTAATGGGTGCAAGCGCGAATACAGTCAGGGTAAGTCAAAGTGCGCAAACAAAACCCTTGTTCTTCAAGGATTTCAACAAGTTTTTTATGACCAATCGGGGAGTCAACGACAAACGAAACTAAACCCGATTCCGGTGGAGAATTTTTAAGGCAAGACACCGCATTAATCGTGTTTAATCTTTCCCATGTATAGGCACTCATCTCACAGATTTTGGCGTAACGTTGCTCCGATGTTCCCCAGCTCTGGTGCAGGGCGATCGCCTCAGTGAGTCCTACTTGTAAAGGATAAGCAGAAGTTGCCACTTCGTATTGATTGCCATCATTTTTTAAGGTGACTTCCTTTGGAGAAGGCCATGTTTTCACGCCCCGCCAGCCAATGAAAGTTGGTCGCAAGGTCGCCATCGCAGCTTCAGAAACATACAAACCGCCCACGCCCGCAGGGCCACAGCACCATTTGTGGCCAGTAAAGGCGTAGAAATCCACTCTCATTTCTTCTAAATTCAGCGCGAGCCCCCCGACCGATTGCGCCGCATCCACCATTACCTGCACATCTTGGTCATGGCAAACTTGGCAAATTTCTTTGAGCGGTAAAACCTGTCCCGTATTCCAAAGCAAATGACTAATGACTAAACAGCGTGTTTTCGGGGTTAATGCTTGGGTAATCACTTCTGTGGGATCACCTTCATTGAGGGTGTCAAAAATTGGGCAGAAATTGAGCTTTACACCAAAGCGATACACCAGTCCTTGTAATATCCCAATGATGCCGGGGTGTTCACAATCTCCCACTAGAATTTCGTCACCTTCCTGCCACTCGATGCCCCATAGCGCGATATTGCAGCCCATGGTGACATTTTCTGTGAGCACCAAATTTTTCGGTTGGACGCGTAATTCGGAGGCGATCGCCGCTTTTGTTTTCGCCATCACATCCTGCGCCCAAGCATTCACCGCTATGGAAAAAGGCCCTTGCACTTGCACTTTGTCATAGCTGGAAATAATGGCATTCAGCGCTTTTCGGGAAAGGGGCCCCTGCCCACCAAAATTAAAATAAGACTTAGCCGCGATCGCCGGAAATTGTAGACGCAACTGTTCGAGATCCATTGCCATAAAAAAATTGGGGAGAGTATTAATAAAAAAATCAGGCGATCGCCGTCTAAACTTGCGGGAAAAACTGGCGCGAGTCCGCATCAAATTCCCAACTGACATTTTGGGGATCTTTGTCGCGACTCCATTCAAGGAAACCCTCTTCTTGGCGACGTTTGCGGAGGGTGCTGGGATGAACATCCAAACGTTTAGCGAGATCGGCTTGGATCATCGGCTCCAGAGCTTGGGCAGAATGTAAATCGACTAAGGACGAAATATTTCCCACCCGCGAGGCATCCTCCACATCAAGCAACTGGGCAATGTCGTTGGGAGAAGATGATGCTTCAACAGGCTCTGACTGCACTGTATCGGCCAGCTCAAATTCGTCTAGCTCAAACTCTGGATCGCTATCGTCAAACATATTGCCCAACGCACTCACGGTCAGAAAATAGTAAATAATGCCGCGATTTTCGTAGGCGATCGCCTGAGCGCCATATTCCTTCGCTTTACGGTTTAGAAACCAACGGGCAGAGCCACCAGATAAACCCGTTTCGAGGGCAAGGTCAGCGACGGTAATTTTGCCTTGGTTAGTTTCAATGAGGCGACGAAAATCCGGATTTACCGCCAGAGATAACTGTTGCCATTGGTATTCTTGCCACAGCCGCCACGCAATGGAAAAGGCGATCGCCAACACGATCAGCGGCCAAGCTGTAATCACTACTGTCATCAACAGTGCGAAGGGAAGAATAAGAATTAAAAGTCCTTTTGCCTCGTTGTCCATCGGAAGTCAGGGATCAGTTATCAGTTATCAGTTATCAGGTATCAGTCAACAGTATTGTATGTGGTGAATCTACGCTGTGCTGCTCAATTCGGCTAAATCTAAACGCTTAAACATGGTATTGCGAGCTTGTTTTGCTAGGTTGTCATCAATGGGAGAAAATTCCACTGTTTGTTGATATTTGCGTTCGAGGGCTTTTTCGAGGAGCCAATCGGCAATAAAGGGATTTTTCGGCAAAAGAGGGCCATGGGCATAGGTGGCGATCGCCATTTTATAGAAAGCACCTTCCCAACCATCTTCGCCGTTATTGCCATAACCCGTTAAAACTTTGCCGAGGGGCTGCACATCACCAAGATAGGTTCTGCCGCCATGGTTTTCGAAGCCGAGGGCAACGGGTTTTTGACCAAGTTTTTTTGTGAGATCGTCTGCTAAAGGATTCGCCGTAATTTCAAAGGCCACATTGCCGATACAGCGTTTCGCCTCAAAGCCGGGATGCTTACTGACTAAATCTAAAATGCCTAAACCTTCGATACGTTGACCAAGGGCAGGTTCATAATATTTGCCGAGCAACTGGGGAGAACCGCAGGTAAACACACCGGGCACAGCATCCTCAATGAGCGCTTTAAATTTAGCCGCCTTTGCTCCCTGAAGATCTCGCATGACAATTTCTTGCTGTCGATCCTGCGCCCCACCACCAACGATGAGGTCAATGTCTGACCAAGCTTCTAAGGGGGCTTCCTTATCGAGGGGAATAATTTCAACTTCAATGTCTCGCCACTGCGCCCGCTTTTCAAGACAAATCACGTTACCGCGATCGCCGTAGGTTCCCATGAGGGTAGGGTAGAGCCAGCCAAGCTTCAATTGCATAGACATTGGAGAGATTCAGCCAAATTTTGTGCAACTGATTTTAACCTGCTAGCTCCGAAAAAGACGAGTATATTGGGTTTCGTGGTTCATGCTCGCCAAGCCCAATCCCCATGAGCAAGCGTAAAAATGTTCTTCTTTTGGGTCGAGTAATTCTGTGGCAACAGCATCAATGATGGGATGAAGTTCGTAAATAATTTGTTGTCCTTGGGTTTGTCCGAGGGGCACAAGCTTCACCGCCGCGCTAACAAGATTACTCGCCCAACTATGCAGATACGCCCAAACGGCTTGTCTTGTATCAATCTCCCATAGGGCGATCGCCACCCCAAAAGCCACCGCAAAATGACAATTTTTACCGATGGATTCTCGCAATGCTTGTATTTGCACCCGCTTTTCTGGATCAAGGTCGCCCAATAATTTCAAAAGGCTATTACCCATCTGCATACTTTGCTGCCGCAATTCTGACGTTTCCCTTGTACCGTTGAGCCAACTATTCCAGTAGTTTAATTCCGAGTTTTCGTTAGCAATAATGGCCTGATTTACCTTCAGCATCACGGCGATATCCATCCGAATCGAGCCATGTTTAAGTTCTGTCGTGAGCCAATCTTGAATGCCCTCTGCCGAGGTGATCAGCTCCGACTCGACGAGAAACTCTAAGCCATCGGAATAGTTATAAGCCCCAAGGGGAACACTCGAATTTGTCAGTTGCAGTAGAACGAAAAAACTTTGCACAGTCTTGTAGTCAAAATGAGGGAATCAGCACAACTTTTTTGTACCTCAACCTCACTTTACCGTCGCTGTCGCAACAACCAAAAACAAATTGGGACAACAAACAACGCACTAAAACTAGTCACACTGACAACTTGCTCCAAAGTAATAAAAGCTTCAGAAGTCGTCACGGTGGTTGTAGTCTCTACAGGTGCAACAACCTCTTCTGTGCTTTCAGAAGTCGGAGTCGGATCAGAAGGCTGTTCTTGCGTATTTTTAGTCGGGCTAGGAACCGTTTCCGATTCCTGTTTTTCACCCGTATGATATTTCGGATCATGAGCGAATAAGACTTCTGAGGCATTGGTCATGGCATGTTACTTTTACGAACCGATGTAGCACTTTATTAAAGCACTCTTGACTGTCTAGCCGACTGGAGAGTTTAAGGTGAAGTTACGAGTTAGTACTTTTCGAAACTTTGAACAATCCATGAAGCGATTAATTTTTATTGGTGTTGCGGCAGTGAGCCTCGGTTTTGGGGGTTGGTACTGGTGGGGGCTTACCCGCTCTGGTTCGATGACGGCTGATGTGAATACAGTTAAGACGACCGCAACGCAATTGGTTGCTGCTGAAGTTTTTCGGACACCGACCTGTGGCTGTTGTGGGTTATGGATTGACCATGCAGAGGCTCACAATTTTACTGTGGTCGATCATCAGCAAGAAGATTTAACTCCCATTAAGGAGCAATATGGCATCACACCGGAGCTGGCTTCCTGTCATACCACCATTGTCGATGGTTATGTTTTTGAAGGGCATATTCCTGCCACGGAGGTTCAGCGTTTTTTGGCCAATCCTCCTAAAGATGTGATTGGTTTGACGGTTCCCGGTATGCCTATTGGTTCTCCGGGGATGGAAATGGCAAATAAATCGCAACCCTATGCGGTTTTGGCTTTGCACCGTAATGGTTCTACTTCTGTCTTTGCGGAGTATTAATCAACAAATTATTGAGAGGATTTGTTCGCGATGGTCATCAATCGACGAGATTTTATTGGTTTAAGTGCTATCGGTTTGTTCGGTGGGCTGGCTCTTAAGGGTTGTCAAGGTTTTGTTAGTCAAGGGTCTGTGAGTGATGGGGCGGCGATCGCCGCTATTCATCGCAGTAAAGATGGCCTACTGGAAATAGATCTAACCGCCCAATATGCGGATCTTGTTTTAGCAGAGCAAGCGATGTCCCAAATGATGACCTACAACGGGCAACTTCCAGCACCACGCCTCGAAGTCAAGCCGGGCGATCGCCTCATTATCCATTTCACAAACAATCTCAACCAAGGGACAAATTTACATTTCCATGGCTTGCACCTATCGCCAGCCCAAGACAACGTTTTTCTCCACATCAAACCCGGTGAAACCTACACCTATGAGCTAGATATTCACCCAAACCAACGGGGTGGCACCTATTGGTATCATCCCCATGTCCATGGCTCGGTGGCAGAGCAACTGTTTCGCGGGCTAGCGGGCATTATTGTGGTGCGCGGAGAACTCGATAATATTCCAGAAATTGCCGCAGCTCAGGAAGAATTTTTCCTCTTACAAGATTTTGCGTTGCCCAATGAAAACAGTAGCCACATGAATTTGATGGCAGGGCGAGAAGGCTCGCTACGCTTGGTCAATGGCAATTATCACCCGACTATTGAAGTGACGGAAAATTTACTACGACTACGACTCGTGAATGCTTCGCCCTCCCGATTTTATAATTTGCAAATAAAAGGGCAAACATTAATACAAATTGCGACGGATGGCGGTGCATTAGCCCAACCAAAGGCCATTGATCAATTGTTGCTCACGCCCGGACAGCGGGCAGAGTTGCTCATCCCTACGGTGAATTTACCGGACATTCCGATTCATCTCCTCAACCTCCCTTACCAACGGACGCAAATGGGCATGATGGGTCATCAAGCGACCCAAGTTGTTGAGGCGATCGCCGATTTTAAACGAGCTGCAAAAAATTACAGCACCGTGACCCTCCCAGAAGCATTTCAGCCGATCAAACCATTACCCGAACCAGAGCAAACTCGACAATTTAGACTGAACCACGGTATGGCGCGCGGTCACAGGGGCGGCAACGGTCACAGGGGTGGTCAAATGCCCGGCCAAGGTATGGCATTTCTCATTAATGGTGAATCCTATTCAGGAGCAGTGGATACCGAGGTCACCCTAGATACCGTAGAAGACTGGGAGATTATAAATACGGGCACTATGGATCATCCCTTCCATGTCCACACCAACAAGTTTCAAATTATTAGTCGTAATGGTATCCCAGAAGCGGCGATCGCCTGGCACGATACGGTGTTGGTTAAAGTTGGTGAAACCGTCAAAATCCGCATGGCATTTCAACATTTTACTGGTGAGACAGTTTACCATTGCCATATTCTCGACCACGAAGATTTGGGGATGATGGGCAAACTAAAAATAAGTGCGCCACAAAATAGTTAACCCTACGGTCTTGATAGTGTGGAGCTGCCGATAATTATTCGGCTGTGCTGTTGTCGATTTTTGGCGATCGCCATACCCACCAAGCCCCCAAACAAAGGGTGATATTCCCAATGACCGTCGTCGCTGCTTGGGTTGTGACGAGCCATTCTAAAGATTCGGCATTATCAAAAAAATGCCACGTACAGGCACACATCGCACTGACTAGGGAAGGTAGCATGCCCCATGAGAGAGCCGTCCAACTTTTATCGTCGGTGAGCTGACCATAGGTATAGATGAGCCAAATTGCCATAATCCATTCGAGGACACTGGACACATGAACCATCCACGTGGGGAAGGAGAGGGCATTCATAAAAGGAAACTTTGAAAAATAGATTAGGGTCTAGAAATAAAGCGACGGGTGGCGATCGCCGAATCTTAGAGCGTTGGAGCATCTTTTTTAACTTTGCCCAACTGCTCAATGGTGTCGTTAATCACAGAGGTTAAACTTTTGCGCGTTTGCTCGTGGGCTTCGCGCTCTGCAGCCAAATCACTAAGCGCTTGACTCCGTTCCTTAGAAGCTTGAATTAGCTGTTGCTGTAATGACTCTACATCGGCGATCGCCAGAATTTCTTGTTCTAGCTCTGGATTGCTGGCTTGTCCCGCCGTTAGTTGGCCTGCCTGTTGCCATGTTTGCATCGTCAGCTGGATCTGCTCAAACTGCTCCTTTGCCAAACGTGCTTCTGTGCGTCGCTGTTGCGCCTCTTCCGTATAACGTTGCCGCCAACTGGCTTCATTTTTTTGACTCGTTTGCAGCTCTTGTTGGAGGGTGGCAAGCTGCTGCTTAAGACGGTTAATTTCGCCGAGCCATTGCACAACTGCTTCGCTCATCGGCTTAAACTCCTAGAGTAGGTGCTACATAGTCCATAGTAATCTGCCTTTCTCAATCTGAAAATGTGATCTTGCGTCTTGCTGTTGATCTTGCAATGATATTTTTACAAGGCTATGAAAAATCTTGTGCTCAACCCGTTTGTCTCGGATCCATCAATATTGTCCTATCGCAATTTTTGAGTCACACACCGGACTGAAAATTAGGCGATCGCCACAAAAATCACGCTAAATAATCAAAAAAATTTGGCCTAGCCCATGGCAACCATCCAGCTATGAAACGTTTTTTTCGCTTTTTCCTATACGTCAACCACCAGACGATCTATTGCACCATCCGACAGGCACTCAAACGTCGTCTAGTAGGATTGTCAGCAGAAATTGCGTTTAACGTGATGCTATCACTCTTTCCCATCATCATCATGGCCCTAACCGCCCTGGGATTATTTACAGAAGAGCTTGATACGACAGTGATTCAGCTGGCCAGCTACTACCAAGACGTGATTCCGCCATCAACATGGGAACTCTTAGGGGGGTTTGCCCAAGAAATTAGCGAATCGCCCAACACGAGTTTATTTTCCATCAGTTTTATCGCCACCATTTGGGTTTCGTCCAGTGCGTTAGGTACTGCGATGAATGCCTTAGACCTCATTCACGAAATTCCTCCCAAACAGCGTCGTCCCTTTTGGAAAGCAAAATTAATTTCCATCGTGATTACCATCGGGGCGATCGGTTTATTGCTCTTTGCCTCTTTCTTGGTGCTGCTAGGCGATAGCTTTGTAAAAGTTGGCCTCGATCTCTCCGAGCGCCTACCCGTCGATTCGGGAGGGATACAGGTACTCGTGATTTTGTGGCAACTAATTAGTTTTCCCCTTGCCCTAATTCTCGGTGCAGGCATTGTAGCGATGCTTCTTAATATTCTGACAAGCCCTGCCGATCGCCGTCACCCGATGCGCAAAATCAAGAAAATGTCCTTAGGTTTAGCCGTTGGCGTTTCGTCTTTACTTTTGCTGTGTTTTTTAATCATTTTTATTCAAAAAATCATTGTTAATCTGCAAATTGATTATGATATCGCCAGTTTTATTGTGACTCTCTGGCGATTTCTCAGCTTTCCTGTTGCTTTGGGGATTGTCTCCATTGCCTTTGCCTTTATCTACAGCATGGGTTCTAGCCGCATGATTAAGGGCATGCCCATTTTGCCGGGTGCTGTTGTGGGAGCGGTGTCTTGGGCGGGTATTTCAGCGTTATTTCGTCTCTATGTTTCAAATTTTGGGCAATATAATCGCGTCTATGGTGCTGTCGGAACGGTCATTATTTTAATGTTGTGGTTGCAACTGAGTGCTTTGGTCATGCTTGTGGGAGATCAGCTAAATGCTGTGGTCGGGGAAACAATGCTCATTGATTCGTTAAAGCGTGCGGAGGCTAAAAATGCCAAACAGTCCCAAACATCTAGTGATTATGAAAATTCCCCTCTGCAAGAAGAAGCATAAGGGGAATAATCTTTTATTGAAGGTCAATTCAGGTTAAGGGTTGAGCAGACATACTTTAGAAAAAGGGAAATACGGGGAGGGGGAGACATGGAGAGTAAATTAAAGAGAGTAAATTAAAATCCGCTTTTTTGATCCTCACAATTAATTGTTTGAATGCAAAATCCCCCCTTCACTAGCTCTCCCTTTCACCCCGTCGTCACTCCGGCTCTTTTTCAAACCAAATTCAGGTTAATTTAGGCGATCGCCGCAGAAGCAAACTCCTGTTTGAGGATATCCACCTTATCGAGACGCTCCCAAGGTAGATCTAAATCAGTTCTACCAAAGTGACCATAGGCTGCCACATTTTGGTAAAAACGCCCTTGGCGATCGCCGGGAAGATTACGCAGATCAAACGCCTGAATAATGCCCGCCGGACGGAGCTCAAAATGCTTCTGTACCGCTTCGAGGAGCTTGTCCTCATCCACCTTACCAGTGCCAAAAGTCTCCACCAAAACACTCACCGGGCGCGCCACACCAATCGCGTAGCTCACCTGCACCTCACACTTATCCGCAAGACCCGCTGCCACAATATTTTTGGCGACATAACGACAAGCATAGGACGCACTACGGTCTACCTTTGTGGGATCTTTACCAGAAAAAGCACCGCCACCGTGGCGAGAATAACCACCATAGGTATCAATAATAATTTTGCGACCGGTTAAACCAGAGTCGCCTTGGGGACCACCAATTACAAATTTACCTGTTGGGTTAACCAAGAACTTTGTCTTTTCCGTTAAACCAACGACCGCCTCAGCAAAGACAGGCTCCACAACACTCGCCATTAAATCAGCCTTGATTTTGGCCTGTACATCACTATTTTCAGTGAGACTACCAATCGTTGCCGTGTGCTGCGTCGAAATCAAAATCGTGTCGATCGCCACCGGTTGACCATCTTCATAGGCTACCGTTACTTGGGTTTTACCATCGGGGCCAAGATAATCTAGCTCACCACTTTTGCGCACTTGACTGAGCTTCAAAGAAAGACGGTGAGCCAAGCTAATGGGTAAAGGCATCAACTCCGGCGTTTCGTTGCAAGCATAGCCAAACATTAAACCCTGATCACCAGCACCGATTTGGTCTAACTGATCATCACTGAGCTTGTCCCGTTGCTCTTGGGCACTGGTCACCCCTTGGGCAATATCCGGAGACTGCTCATCAAGGGCAATCAACACAGAACAACTGTTAGCAGAAAAACCATTATCAGCATTGGTATAGCCAATCTCGGCAATTTTCTCGCGAGCCACCTTAATGAAGTTGACATTCGCTTTGGTGGTAATTTCACCAGTAACCACGACTAAGCCTGTGTTCGTGACCACCTCTGCGGCAACACGACTGGCGGGATCTTCAGCAAGGACAGCATCTAGAATGGCATCTGAGATTTGGTCACAGATTTTATCGGGATGCCCTTCTGTTACAGATTCAGAAGTAAAGAGATAACGACGAGACAATGTTGTTGATCCTCTTAAATATATAGATTTACATAACAAAACACGTAGTTTTCCATTCTATCTGTTCGAGTTCCGCCCTTCGGGAATGTCTGCAAAATTGCGCGATGTTTATTGGGGATGCAAAAAATAGCAACGAACCAAAACTATTAGCTTGAAGACTTTACGATAATGGCGAAATCCTTAGTGAAAACCTGTATTGTTACGATGATTTTTCTTGAGTTGTTCGAGCTCTAGCTCAATTTCATCGGGAGTAACGGGTATGGCCTTTTGCTTTGCTGGGGCTTTTGGCTGGGCTGATTGGGAAGGGCGAGTGGTTGGCGGAGATATTTTCTTTTTCGCTGGTTGTGGTGGGGATGTTTTCTGTGGCGGTCTAGCATTTTTTGCCCTAGGGGTGGGAAAACGAATCAGATGTTCAAGGTGGTAGAGGTAAAGGGCGATCGCCGTGTAAAGAATCAGACAGGACACCAAAAATTCTTCTTCGTCAATGAAATCGATGTAGTTTGAATATTGGTTAGAGACGGAGTCCAAGCCGATGGCCATCAATGTGGGGACAACGAATAAAAATGTCGTTAGGGTACAGGCAAAAATCGCCACCATCCAACCGTAAATACCTTCCCACAAACTGTGAATGACTTTTGGTTTGGGCACACCTTTAAGCTGGTGCAAAATATTCTGAAAAACCCAGTGAAAAGCCGTCATCATCGCGACGGGAATCAGCAAAAAGGAAACTAATCCATAGGTATGGGTTCACTAGCCAACTGCTAAGATAAAGCCGGAATAGGACTTGGTTCGGGTGAATCAGGCAAAAGCGGTTTTGTGTCTGAATATGAACAATGTCCAAGATTTGCAAGCCAGTATGCGAAAAAGTTAATTCCAGCCAGCAAGCGCATGGAAATAGATTAACGTAACTACAAAGAATGTGAATTACAGGAATATGTCGAAAGCCTTAAAAATACTTTTTGTCTCAACCAGCTCAGGTTCACAGGGAGGCGGAGAACTGTGTCTAGTTTACCAAGGGCGTGCCCTTGCCAAGCTTGGACATCAAGTCACACTCTGGACATCAACCCACAGCAGGATGGATCCCCTTTGCGAGCAGTTTAGTGAAGTGGGAGAAGTAATTCGCTACGATTACACAAATACCTATGATTACAAATTCCGCTCACTGCAACACTTCACTTCCATATTCAAAAAAGACCAAGGCATTATTGAAAACTGGAAAAAAATAGCACCTGATTTTATCCACCTAAACAAGCAAAATTTAGAAGATGGTTTGGACTTGGTGGCCGCCTTAGAATACGTCGAT
This genomic window from [Limnothrix rosea] IAM M-220 contains:
- a CDS encoding aminotransferase class V-fold PLP-dependent enzyme, which produces MAMDLEQLRLQFPAIAAKSYFNFGGQGPLSRKALNAIISSYDKVQVQGPFSIAVNAWAQDVMAKTKAAIASELRVQPKNLVLTENVTMGCNIALWGIEWQEGDEILVGDCEHPGIIGILQGLVYRFGVKLNFCPIFDTLNEGDPTEVITQALTPKTRCLVISHLLWNTGQVLPLKEICQVCHDQDVQVMVDAAQSVGGLALNLEEMRVDFYAFTGHKWCCGPAGVGGLYVSEAAMATLRPTFIGWRGVKTWPSPKEVTLKNDGNQYEVATSAYPLQVGLTEAIALHQSWGTSEQRYAKICEMSAYTWERLNTINAVSCLKNSPPESGLVSFVVDSPIGHKKLVEILEEQGFCLRTLTYPDCIRACTHYFTTEAEIDAMAIALESLL
- a CDS encoding DUF411 domain-containing protein, translating into MKRLIFIGVAAVSLGFGGWYWWGLTRSGSMTADVNTVKTTATQLVAAEVFRTPTCGCCGLWIDHAEAHNFTVVDHQQEDLTPIKEQYGITPELASCHTTIVDGYVFEGHIPATEVQRFLANPPKDVIGLTVPGMPIGSPGMEMANKSQPYAVLALHRNGSTSVFAEY
- a CDS encoding Uma2 family endonuclease, with amino-acid sequence MLPSVNHPLPTAAELPCSDDIPVDNEDQNLLPNLLLLLLTHLWAERMDWYFGVDMAIYHTTGANPRVPIVPDAFLSLGVERKKGGKSRPSYVLWEENDIAPMFVLEMVSHTPGDEYTKKMAKYAQLGVLYYVIYNPEFWQRDRHLPFEVYKLEESAYRLQIGEPYWMPEIGLGIGRYQGVIGGIPQEILTWFNESGDRHLSAAEQAQQQVGQERQAKERLEAYLRSQGIDPDHLPN
- a CDS encoding HNH endonuclease, with protein sequence MPLDKELRQTVRERADYLCEYCHSPEKLSASRFTIDHLIPRSLGGTDDLENLALACRRCNERRYNFVAGVDPKNKEITPIYQPRLYQWSDHFCWENQGALIRGVLNDERYPAEDSIQATRKLWIAAGWHPPQNDPCAD
- a CDS encoding urease accessory protein UreF, translated to MQSFFVLLQLTNSSVPLGAYNYSDGLEFLVESELITSAEGIQDWLTTELKHGSIRMDIAVMLKVNQAIIANENSELNYWNSWLNGTRETSELRQQSMQMGNSLLKLLGDLDPEKRVQIQALRESIGKNCHFAVAFGVAIALWEIDTRQAVWAYLHSWASNLVSAAVKLVPLGQTQGQQIIYELHPIIDAVATELLDPKEEHFYACSWGLGLASMNHETQYTRLFRS
- a CDS encoding type 1 glutamine amidotransferase; protein product: MQLKLGWLYPTLMGTYGDRGNVICLEKRAQWRDIEVEIIPLDKEAPLEAWSDIDLIVGGGAQDRQQEIVMRDLQGAKAAKFKALIEDAVPGVFTCGSPQLLGKYYEPALGQRIEGLGILDLVSKHPGFEAKRCIGNVAFEITANPLADDLTKKLGQKPVALGFENHGGRTYLGDVQPLGKVLTGYGNNGEDGWEGAFYKMAIATYAHGPLLPKNPFIADWLLEKALERKYQQTVEFSPIDDNLAKQARNTMFKRLDLAELSSTA
- a CDS encoding DUF3038 domain-containing protein translates to MRPSLQTVTAPASVQDLTLTRTPDGQQLENIKSHLDLILLALESLSGIGSEAMLLAAKELNLEKVIGDRVTLWRLRQSNPLRKSSGGRKKLDVEEARSLVLIICHLAQQEQDNIRRACALLEQMTEQGKEPHRAALLGDYLDNFSNTYQERMDEESPAPPEFLVRLAFKLLIDLLFYGATNGHRRLWLALMDHATE